A window of Gossypium hirsutum isolate 1008001.06 chromosome D13, Gossypium_hirsutum_v2.1, whole genome shotgun sequence genomic DNA:
ttcaccaatgtctgcaaagctttttcaccagcatgtcccaatcgcatatgccataatctggtagcctctgaatctacatcttttgtagaaactgttgatgttgatccaataactgtacttccatttaaaaaatacaagttatttcttcttgtgcctttcatcaccgtcagttgcccagctactacttttagtaatccatctctcaaagtgattgtgagccctttagattctagggcacctaatgagatgagatttttcttcaggctaggtacgtagcgaacatctgtcaagacttggattgagccgtcgtgattcttcaattggactgtacccactcccattgtcttacaagcactatcatttcccataagaacaattccaccttctagctctttaagactagaaaaccagtccttattaggacacatatggtaagtacatcctgaatccaaaatccactcatccgtttgacatgccattgccatgccaaccaagctaaagtctgactcctcatcatgctccgctacacatgcatcagaaatagctttacccttttgtaacttaggacaattctttttccaatgccctttctcacgataaaaagcacattcatctttggcaggcctccctttggacttactccttctaccagatttgttgctgcgcgaacgacttcttactgttaagacttctgtagttgtatctctgtgatcttttttatctttctttcgagtctcagatctatacaacgtactacagactgcatcaaatgtgattgtatccttcccatgaagcaatgtggtggtaagatgatcatattcatcaagaagagaattcaacaacagtaatgccttgtcttcatcttcaaatttctcatccaaatttagcaagtctgctaaaattttattgaatgagttcacatggtcattcatcgacataccgggtgcatatgtgaatcgataaagtttctttttcatataaagcctattttcaagactttttgttagaaacttttcttccagtgtatcccacaacttcttcgctgatgtctccctcatgacagagtacttctgctctttggccaaacataggcgaattgtcaggtttttcttcaagggctatatccatcttgctgacataagacatccaggatctcacattgccacataccaaaattattggtaccatcaaatttctctacttcaaatttcgcattggtcacagtagtctttgacgatgacttttccatttttttctcctcaatcccaactacagtacgtgaacagtgccgtgaacgatcgtattccccaagtacgaatctagctctgataccaattgttgtgcggaagcgtgtaaaagagtaaaattattgtactaaaaaatcacactaagttcaattcccaggaaagagaggtggatcgcaaggatcgcttaagtaccaggtctttcctagccagaatatccctcaatcgtaatttaatagcacaataaatcactacaatcacacacacaattcatgcagaataatacaataaagaacacaagaatttaacgaggttcagcaaattttgcctacgtcctcaggcactaccaaatatatttcactccaaaatacaagtgagaatttacaaagagagagagaaaataatgccttaagtagagaatggcaagtttgagatacagaatgagagatggttatgcctatttatagttgaggttcagggatcaacttgcaaagtcactttacaatttagggaccatatattgcaaatatctcagattttattatgccaatatctcgatacccatatctttgactttccaatatttgatacccatatctttgactttctaatatttgatacccatatctttgactttccattatttgatacccatatctttgattttccataaatatggataattcccaataggCAGAATATGGTCGAGCACAAAATAGTAGCAGGACATGGTGGCTGCTTCTACATGATAGAACCATGCTTGTCTCCAGTAAGGATTAATGTACAACACAATGGCAATACACAACGGCATGACAATGTACGACCCAACAAAACTTGCATAAAAGACTTTCATGTCAATGAAACCCTCGTCAGTTGCATTCCTCGGCATCGATAAAGATGACCCATCTGTTGAGCAATTCTTTGGCAATGGCTCACCACAAAGGAAAGGATTCCCCCCGTAACTGCTTTCTTCAAATGTTGCAAATTGTCCGGTCCTTTGAGGTGTAGTTCCAGATAAATTATTGTATGCCACACTGAAAAAGGACAAAAAATGTAAACGCAGAAGTTGGGAAGGAATATTCCCGCTCAAGTGGTTGTGAGAAAGATCCAGACTCTCAATTCGGGATAAGTCAGAAATTGCTGGAGGGATTGGTCCTATCAAACTGTTGTGAGAAAAATTCAAAACGATGATGTATCGAAAGTTCTGGAATTGGAGGGGAATCTCACCAGTCAACTTGTTGCAAGAGAGATCAATTCCGGACAGGTAAGTGAGAACTCTTCCCTTATAAAAGTAGGATATGCTTTTCATGGTGAACTCTATCGGCACATCAGCAGAGAAAGATCCGATGTAACCGCTGTAATCATCGTCGGAATAATAAGCATGGGAGCTATCATTCGATATTGTATTCATCAAGCAAGGAGGAATTGTACCAGAAAGATTGTTGTTAGAAACATCAATCAACCTTAACCGATTTAACTTGCATAATTGAACCGGAATCCCACCTTCAAAGTGGTTGTTATCTAGGAGAAGATAAACCAACGCAGAAAGGTTGCCAATCCAATTTGGAATATTTCCAGTTAAGTGGTTGTTGCTAAGATCCAATGTCACCAAATAATTGCTGTTTAAAAAACTGGTGATCGACCCTTTTAGCTTGTTTCTTGATAAATAAACATGAGTGAGACTTGAAAAGATGAAGCAAGATGGCAAACTTCCCGATATGTTGTTTGCAGAAAGGTCCAAAAATTTAAGACTAGAGTTGAGATTGCAAAGTTCCATGGGGATTGGACCTTCAAAATGATTATTTGCCATCACAAGTTCCTGCAAATTTGACATCTTTCCGATCCACCTTGGTATCCCACCGAAAAGTGTGTTATTGCTTAAATCCAATGTTAACATAAGTGACAGATTCTCCATGGAGCTTGGTATATCACCAAAGAGTTGGTTATTGCTAACATCGAATGTAAACAACCCCATGGGCAAGTGCCTCGGTATTCCACCACTCAATTTATTGTTGGACAAGTCCAATTGTTGAAGGGAAATCATATCACCAATCGAAGTCGGAATACCACCGGTAAAAAAATTATTCGACATGTTGAGAAGCTCCAATGACGGTAGTTTCGCTCCAATTTCATTTGGGATGTTGCCATCTAGGGTATTACTGGAAACATCCAACCGTGATAAACCCCTACGAGAAGTCGATGGTAGCAAAAAATGTCCCGATAGAGAGCTATTGACGAGATTCAGTCTCTCTAATTTCTTGTTGTTTTCCAACAACCAGTTTGGGAACTGATCTCCCTTGAAATTGATGTTAGAGAGATCAACATGTTCCAAGTCATGTTGATGATTGAGAGATTGAGGAAATGATCCACCATCTCCGCAACAAGATAAACTGATAGATCTCAATTGGAATGTTGGGGTGCCTAAAGAATGCATCTCAGTTTCAGCATTATATATCATGTTGTTGTCTGCATATATATTTTGGAGTTTTGAAAGGTTGAACAACGGAGCCAATGAACTTGGGATCTCAATGCTGTTGTTCTGAAGCCTTAACTCTAGAAGGGACGTCAGACTTCTAAAATGAGATATATCTCCAGAAAACTTATTGGACGAGAGATCTAAAAACTCGAGTGACCTTAGATTCTTAAACACATAAATATTTCCAAAAAAATTATTGGAAAAGAGATCTAAATACTTGAGTGAGGTTAGATTCTTGAACACAGATATATCTCCAGAAAATTTATTGTAAGAGAGATCTAAATACTCAAGTGACGTTAGATTCTTAAACATaaatacattttcaaaaataccatTAAAAGAGAGATCTAAATGCTTAAGTGATATGAGTTCAGAGAAGCACTCAGGCAATCTAGCATTCCATTCACTGTTGATGATGGCCAGCGTTTGTAGCTGCCTCAATTCACAAAAACCTGCAAATAAGTATATGAAATACTTTCAAcactatattatatttttattaaaaaaatagataaattaattctaatatgtcacattaaatatttattttggtgttaaaatttaaacatgtccTCAGATAAATAAATCGAGACAGTTGTCTAAACTCCACTGTCAAAGATTGAAACAAAACATTGCTGTTGGGTGATggtgattttcaattttttttattaaatactcattttatattcacaatgtattcggaatattttattcttaaataaaaaattaaaattaaacaaaacatgaattatggtttaatgtgtaattttatacataaatttttattttgcacaattttatatatgaaaattcTATTTGATCCAgttcttataaattattaacagaATTATcgatataatataattttatgtttatatgtttcatacataaataattatatttatctaatattaaaataaattgatatatttatttctttaaatatgtataattaaatcaaaattaaagtttcaagtatgtATTTGAACTACAATTAGAGTTTCACGTATAAAATtgcatcaaattaaagtatatgtatataatagacattaaatcaaagtttatatataattttaagatttttctataattttatagcTAATCTTCAATTACATTACTCCTATATATTGATATTTCGAAGTACTTGTAgtagaataattattttttgctCTTTCTTTAATACTATATACTAGCTCTTTTTTACTACTTTAAATTCTTTTgtatttctaaaaaatttaaatttttatcgaATGTTTGAAAAACTATTAATGAAAAACTATTAATCtactaataaaaagaaataaattgagTGAATAGACGAAAAATTTATAACCATCTTGACATGGATGTTTTGTCAATAGGAAATATTGAATTCAACCGTtgtttgaattggattgaaaatTGGTTAAAGTATTAGTTTGGTAAGAGGCGTCAAATTGGTTGACCTACAGACCAAGATCAagcctttataatttataaaattttaaattaataatggtaaatttGCACTTTAGCctcccaaaatgataaaaatttattttaatcctttaaaaattctaaagatataagctattagaagaacgaaattatatttttactattacaaaagtatacaatttaattttgcccccaaaaaaaaaattctagctTTGCCCCTGCATTACTCAAATTCGTTATGGTATTCTAGGTTTTGGGTTTCTTTCTGTTTTTTAGGTCATTATGCTTTTATCATGTTGGTGTTATGAGTGTAAGGTCTTTGAATTGTTGGATTTATTTCAGTTTCAAGTTTTTAAGTCAGGGTTTTTGTTATTTTGGGAGTGATCAAGTACTTCACGTACAACTTTGGGGGATATTTTACCTCTTTATCAATAAATTTGtttttggctaaaccaaaaaaaaaaagaaacgaaaaatgaaaaagatgtaATTAATGTAtcatgtaagttgagactatcaTCGACAACACAATTATCAATGACCAAGTCCTTAAGAGAAGTAAGGGTTCCAATACCTTGAACAGCGTTGGAAGTGAGGGATAAATCTATTAAGGTCAATTCTTCTAAACTTGTCATGTTTCGCCAccctataaaaaaaattacgaatataaatatgttatgaaatacataattgcaaattgaaatgttttgtgcaaatattttaatagaggtaTATACTATTTATTTGTTATGTAGGAGCgtatagtatttttgatgtaatcTAGAAAATAACTTACTTTGGATAATTATTGTTCCGTCCAAGCTAAAGCTTTTCAAAAAAAGCGTCTTCAGATATGGGAATATGTCCAATGATTGAAGTTGAAGATTAACTACGGTATTGCAAACAAATTAAAGGAAACAAAGTATATACCCTTAATAAACCCTTTTATTTCAGGAATATTAGGACCAAATTAATTGGTGAAAGGCAATTTTGTTCCAGCAATACGTACCTTTTCCCGTCAAATAtagtttttccaaatttttcaaagCAGGTAATCCTGAGGAGAATATTCATAGGTAAATTTAAGAAGAAAATATGGAAGATGATACATTCAATAGGGAAGAGGAGGGAGCAAACCCATTTTACCTCTAACATCTATTGATTCCTCCATCGCGTATGTATGTGATAAGGACAAAGACTTGAGATTTGAAAGGCTACCAAGGGATGACAATATGCTACTGTTGAAGACATTCCCCCTCAAATTAAGCTCTTCTAGATTCATCAACTTTAGTTCCCTTTCATTGCCTATAGAAACACCATATATAGAAaatgtttctttttcatatattatagatttttccaataaataaaaaaacaggtTAAATTACCTTGAGATGGAACAGAGTCATTCATTCTGTAATAGCTTATGTTCAGTTTCTCTAAATTactcaaaacatttaaatctGCATAgaaaattacaaacaattaaaaattgaaatgacAAACAATTAAGAAAAGagattgtatgaaattgtgattctAGGTCATCCTTATCCATTTCTAATAGAATAATAACGAATCAGATTTTTCCTTCTCATTTTCctgaaaaaatttaaatccaactaAAAAATAGAGGAAGTTCACAACTTCATACAATCTTAAAGCATGCTTACCTTGAATATAGGTGGATTGTATCAAAAGGTTACTTTCTAAATTCAAAGATTTCAGATGTGGGAGAGCAGCGAGAGATGAAAATATGCTGTTGTTGAgataattaaaacttaaatccAGCACCTCAAGTTTGGCCAACCTCAATTGTCTTTTCTGCACTTGATAATTGCATAAACCGTATTTTCATTTAACTACTCAAATGTTGTATATGTTAAAGATAATTATGTTGACTTACTCTTTGGAATAAAGATCCGAGGCTCTCGATTTGATTGTCGCTTAGATGCAACTCCTTTAAATTCTTCAAACTATTGAGTTCTGTTAAAACACAATAATATATATCATCTAGTTATTAAAGAATAAGCTTTCTCAATATAAGCATAAGACTATACCAGTAACCTTACCTGATATATCAATGCTTCCTTGTAATCCACAATTATCCAGAAGCAAAGTTTTTAGAGATGTAAACTCGGCAAGATATGGTAGGATGTTGTTTCCTAATAATTTGTTGTTGCTTAAATCCAAAATCTCCAACTTGTTCATGAATGAATGATTGTCAATGAAACCAGCAATGTAGCTGTTTCCCAGATCAAGACTCTTCAATTCGTGGAAGGGAAGAAACAAAGAGATGTTGAGATACCAACCCTGACTGATATTGTTGTAGACTTCAACAGAACGATACTCAAGGAACAGTCGGGTGACTCGTCCAGTGGAAGTGCTGCACTCAACCCCATTCCATCGGCAACAATTTCCCTTCCCCCAAGAAATCCCTTCATCATTAATATGAGGAAAGAAAGGTTTGAGTTGGAGGAGAGCAGCTTTCTCAATCTCCCAGCACCCTTCACTTTGATACCCTCCAAATAAGAAAGCGAGCACAAACACCCACACCAATTTCCAGTACTCCATCTCTCTTAAATCAATGCTCACTAAGTCTCAGATATGGGCATGCAGCAGCACTACACCTTTGGGGTTTATATAATAGTAAATCTAAATGAGTATGTTTCCTGGAAATTCATTGAATAGGCCCACTGTTCATTCTTTAAAGTCTTTAAATCAATGGATTTTCAATGAATAAGTTTTTGTTTATTCTTTACCATTTTCATGTTCCACGCTTTAGTGTTTGTAGAATTACATTTACTTAACCTTTCTTACTACTTTCCTGCAAATCCTTCTTTGTGGAAAATTACAGTCAAATTTCTTATTACTTTCCTGCAATTTTTCTTTGTGGGAAAGTAACCAAACTCAGGCCGTGAAAGACACAGTCACCTCAATTACACACCAACTTTGACCACAaaaggctaaattaataaaaatatatatttaaagtttattattttattcaaaaaattctatATACTTTTGTTATGTTTAAACAAGTTcttaaattataacataaatttaatattcccctaaaaaatttttaattacaaataaaaaataaaagaaaaaacatttaaaaaaaagtaaatagtttaaatattattttaatgttttaacctTAATAATTGGTACTATACCAATAGGACGTATACTCCATTGGAAATGAATGTTAT
This region includes:
- the LOC107943745 gene encoding receptor-like protein 9a, which translates into the protein MEYWKLVWVFVLAFLFGGYQSEGCWEIEKAALLQLKPFFPHINDEGISWGKGNCCRWNGVECSTSTGRVTRLFLEYRSVEVYNNISQGWYLNISLFLPFHELKSLDLGNSYIAGFIDNHSFMNKLEILDLSNNKLLGNNILPYLAEFTSLKTLLLDNCGLQGSIDISELNSLKNLKELHLSDNQIESLGSLFQRVSQHNYL
- the LOC107943744 gene encoding receptor like protein 21-like, producing the protein MEESIDVRGLPALKNLEKLYLTGKVNLQLQSLDIFPYLKTLFLKSFSLDGTIIIQRWRNMTSLEELTLIDLSLTSNAVQGFCELRQLQTLAIINSEWNARLPECFSELISLKHLDLSFNGIFENVFMFKNLTSLEYLDLSYNKFSGDISVFKNLTSLKYLDLFSNNFFGNIYVFKNLRSLEFLDLSSNKFSGDISHFRSLTSLLELRLQNNSIEIPSSLAPLFNLSKLQNIYADNNMIYNAETEMHSLGTPTFQLRSISLSCCGDGGSFPQSLNHQHDLEHVDLSNINFKGDQFPNWLLENNKKLERLNLVNSSLSGHFLLPSTSRRGLSRLDVSSNTLDGNIPNEIGAKLPSLELLNMSNNFFTGGIPTSIGDMISLQQLDLSNNKLSGGIPRHLPMGLFTFDVSNNQLFGDIPSSMENLSLMLTLDLSNNTLFGGIPRWIGKMSNLQELVMANNHFEGPIPMELCNLNSSLKFLDLSANNISGSLPSCFIFSSLTHVYLSRNKLKGSITSFLNSNYLVTLDLSNNHLTGNIPNWIGNLSALVYLLLDNNHFEGGIPVQLCKLNRLRLIDVSNNNLSGTIPPCLMNTISNDSSHAYYSDDDYSGYIGSFSADVPIEFTMKSISYFYKGRVLTYLSGIDLSCNKLTGEIPLQFQNFRYIIVLNFSHNSLIGPIPPAISDLSRIESLDLSHNHLSGNIPSQLLRLHFLSFFSVAYNNLSGTTPQRTGQFATFEESSYGGNPFLCGEPLPKNCSTDGSSLSMPRNATDEGFIDMKVFYASFVGSYIVMPLCIAIVLYINPYWRQAWFYHVEAATISFSADVPIEVTMKSISYFYKGRVLTYLSGIDLSCNKLTGEIPFQFQYIRDIIVLNFSHNSLIGPIPPALSDLSQIESLDLSHNNLSGNIPSQLLGLHFLSFFSVAYNNLSGTTPQRTGTFEESSYEGNPFLCGEPLPNNCSTDGSSSSMPRNATNEGFIDMKVFYASFVGSYTVMPLCIAIVLYINPYWRQAWFYHVEAVTMSCYYFVLDHILPKRFR